One Coffea arabica cultivar ET-39 chromosome 5c, Coffea Arabica ET-39 HiFi, whole genome shotgun sequence DNA window includes the following coding sequences:
- the LOC113689956 gene encoding uncharacterized protein isoform X3 produces MFIVGHRICTRAVQELFGYSGETISCHFNNVLMTIMAISWDVFPPPRPDVPPEFVKILNLSSFSVGLDEQVPFWNKSGFLSQNVRAVCSFSMKFHYVLAGWEGSAPDVQILGSAVTKDLEMVQYMKTSK; encoded by the exons ATGTTTATAGTTGGGCACAGGATCTGTACTCGAGCAGTTCAAGAGCTATTTGGATACTCTGGCGAAACCATTAGCTGCCATTTCAACAATGTTCTAATGACAATTATGGCAATTTCATGGGAtgtttttccacctcctaggcCTGATGTTCCACCAGAATTTGTGAAGATCCTCAATTTATCCTCATTTTCAG TAGGATTGGATGAGCAAGTTCCTTTCTGGAACAAGAgtggttttctttcacaaaatGTACGGGCTGTATGCTCCTTCAGTATGAAATTTCACTATGTTCTAGCTGGTTGGGAAGGTTCAGCACCTGATGTACAAATTTTAGGTTCTGCTGTCACAAAAG ATCTGGAAATGGTGCAATATATGAAGACGTCAAAATAG
- the LOC113689954 gene encoding F-box/kelch-repeat protein At3g06240-like isoform X2 — MSDYMPEEVVTRILARVPAKPLLRFRCVSKSWKSLISSSDFISLHTRQAFLSEPAVPDDRVLVRHYSKPQRTELYSVHHDNEDFTVASEAKIDFPFRRLAQFYFRIVGFSNGLLCLSDDIFGYTNVIMLWNPLIRRKITLPLPRAIYKNLGPFMFVLGFGYDLKSNDFKVVRIAYDQSDSGYNLPPIVEVFALSAGNWREIEVNLPQNWIIEHFWTQAYVNGKVHWVAYRLNVEEYRTENLIMAFDLSNEVFEELLLPDALVVECPINLCTSVCKDSIAVLHYDKHVETGCCTIWLMQTYGDVKSWSKMYTVDFEGGLGRILSFRKDGTILLTARDGDLYSYDPNPRIQEIKYIGILGTKDSFFVDRYTESLALLIDGEQVLEGLPNVAESDSSGDENEGEDDRVEANELWKQSMMVEFLKALLEQTTMMQGC, encoded by the exons ATGTCCGATTACATGCCTGAAGAAGTTGTAACCCGTATCCTCGCAAGGGTACCTGCAAAGCCTCTCCTAAGATTCAGGTGCGTATCCAAATCATGGAAATCTTTAATCTCCAGCTCTGATTTCATTTCCCTGCATACCCGTCAAGCTTTTCTCTCAGAACCCGCCGTCCCAGATGATAGAGTGCTTGTCAGGCACTATTCCAAACCCCAAAGGACTGAACTTTACTCTGTACACCACGACAATGAAGATTTCACTGTGGCAAGTGAGGCCAAAATAGACTTCCCTTTTCGCCGTTTAGCTCAGTTTTATTTTAGGATTGTGGGTTTCTCCAATGGGTTATTGTGTTTGTCTGATGACATTTTTGGATACACAAATGTTATTATGCTGTGGAACCCTTTGATCAGGCGGAAAATCACTCTTCCTTTGCCCCGAGCTATTTACAAGAACTTAGGGCCCTTTATGTTTGTGCTTGGATTTGGATATGACTTGAAAAGTAATGATTTTAAGGTTGTAAGAATTGCTTATGATCAGTCAGACAGTGGGTATAACTTGCCTCCAATAGTTGAAGTTTTCGCACTAAGCGCAGGTAATTGGAGGGAGATTGAAGTTAATTTGCCTCAAAATTGGATCATTGAGCACTTCTGGACTCAGGCTTATGTTAATGGAAAGGTGCATTGGGTTGCTTATAGGTTGAATGTGGAGGAGTATAGGACGGAGAATTTGATCATGGCATTTGATTTGAGTAACGAGGTGTTTGAGGAATTGTTGTTGCCTGATGCTTTGGTTGTTGAGTGTCCCATAAATTTGTGTACTTCTGTTTGCAAAGATTCAATTGCTGTTCTTCATTATGATAAGCATGTTGAGACTGGATGCTGTACCATTTGGTTGATGCAAACATATGGTGATGTAAAGTCTTGGAGCAAAATGTACACAGTAGATTTTGAAGGAGGACTGGGGAGGATATTGAGTTTTAGGAAGGATGGTACTATATTGTTGACAGCAAGAGATGGAGACTTGTATTCATATGATCCAAACCCAAGGATTCAAGAAATTAAGTACATTGGAATTCTGGGTACCAAAGATTCATTTTTTGTGGATAGGTATACAGAGAGCCTAGCTTTGCTGATTGATGGTGAACAAGTACTGGAAGGTCTGCCAAATGTGGCCGAATCTGATTCTTCTGGAGATGAAAATGAAGGAGAGGATGATAGAGTTGAAGCCAATGAGCTCTGGAAGCAGTCCATGATGGTTGAGTTTCTGAAAGCTCTGCTTGAACAAACAACAATGATGCAG GGCTGCTAA
- the LOC113689956 gene encoding uncharacterized protein isoform X2 — translation MFIVGHRICTRAVQELFGYSGETISCHFNNVLMTIMAISWDVFPPPRPDVPPEFVKILNLSSFSGLDEQVPFWNKSGFLSQNVRAVCSFSMKFHYVLAGWEGSAPDVQILGSAVTKVAVLGGTIRSSSSLG, via the exons ATGTTTATAGTTGGGCACAGGATCTGTACTCGAGCAGTTCAAGAGCTATTTGGATACTCTGGCGAAACCATTAGCTGCCATTTCAACAATGTTCTAATGACAATTATGGCAATTTCATGGGAtgtttttccacctcctaggcCTGATGTTCCACCAGAATTTGTGAAGATCCTCAATTTATCCTCATTTTCAG GATTGGATGAGCAAGTTCCTTTCTGGAACAAGAgtggttttctttcacaaaatGTACGGGCTGTATGCTCCTTCAGTATGAAATTTCACTATGTTCTAGCTGGTTGGGAAGGTTCAGCACCTGATGTACAAATTTTAGGTTCTGCTGTCACAAAAG TTGCTGTCCTAGGTGGAACCATTAGGTCCTCTTCCAGTCTTGGATAA
- the LOC113689956 gene encoding uncharacterized protein isoform X1: protein MFIVGHRICTRAVQELFGYSGETISCHFNNVLMTIMAISWDVFPPPRPDVPPEFVKILNLSSFSVGLDEQVPFWNKSGFLSQNVRAVCSFSMKFHYVLAGWEGSAPDVQILGSAVTKVAVLGGTIRSSSSLG from the exons ATGTTTATAGTTGGGCACAGGATCTGTACTCGAGCAGTTCAAGAGCTATTTGGATACTCTGGCGAAACCATTAGCTGCCATTTCAACAATGTTCTAATGACAATTATGGCAATTTCATGGGAtgtttttccacctcctaggcCTGATGTTCCACCAGAATTTGTGAAGATCCTCAATTTATCCTCATTTTCAG TAGGATTGGATGAGCAAGTTCCTTTCTGGAACAAGAgtggttttctttcacaaaatGTACGGGCTGTATGCTCCTTCAGTATGAAATTTCACTATGTTCTAGCTGGTTGGGAAGGTTCAGCACCTGATGTACAAATTTTAGGTTCTGCTGTCACAAAAG TTGCTGTCCTAGGTGGAACCATTAGGTCCTCTTCCAGTCTTGGATAA
- the LOC113689955 gene encoding F-box/kelch-repeat protein At3g23880: MSDYIPQEVMTQILIRVPVKSLLRLRCVSKSWNSLISSAYFISLYNHQAFLTKPSTPDDKLLVRHYSKDQKTEVYTVHYDNEAFAVENGIKIGFPFRGLSRYYFRVVGFSNGLLCLSDDLFGYTNLIMFWNPLIRRKFTLPSPQAVFDKLGPFMFVLGFGFDVKNNDFKVVRIAYVQGSNGYNLPPKVEIFALSVGNWREIDVDVPENWVVEYFWTQAFVRGKVHWTAYRMNMERENGKENLIMLFDLSTEVFEELLLPDALVDESPVDLCTLACKDSVAVLHYDRRVWSGSCSIWLMQEYGNFKSWSNMYNVVCEGGLGIVLSFWKDGDILLTERNGELVSHDPRTQKSKHLEIWGTKDSSFVDTYSESLSLLIEGAKILPGLPSVSESDSSGEDNEREDEGVEKHELWIQSIMIQYLTALLNH, encoded by the coding sequence ATGTCAGATTACATCCCTCAAGAGGTTATGACCCAAATCCTCATAAGGGTTCCTGTAAAATCTCTCCTAAGATTGAGGTGCGTATCAAAATCATGGAATTCTTTAATATCTAGCGCTTATTTTATCTCTCTGTATAACCATCAAGCTTTCCTCACAAAACCCTCTACCCCAGATGACAAATTGCTAGTTCGGCACTATTCTAAAGATCAAAAGACTGAAGTTTACACAGTACACTATGACAATGAAGCATTCGCTGTGGAAAATGGGATTAAAATAGGCTTCCCCTTTCGCGGTTTATCGCGTTATTATTTCAGGGTTGTTGGTTTTAGCAATGGTTTGCTGTGTCTGTCTGATGATCTATTTGGATACACAAATCTTATTATGTTTTGGAACCCTCTGATCAGACGGAAATTCACTCTACCTTCGCCCCAAGCTGTTTTTGATAAGTTGGGGCCTTTTATGTTTGTGcttggatttggatttgatgTGAAAAACAATGATTTTAAGGTTGTAAGAATTGCCTATGTTCAGGGAAGTAATGGGTATAACTTGCCTCCGAAAGTTGAGATTTTTGCACTAAGTGTAGGGAATTGGAGGGAGATTGATGTTGATGTACCTGAGAATTGGGTTGTTGAGTACTTTTGGACTCAAGCATTTGTGAGAGGGAAGGTACATTGGACTGCATATAGGATGAATATGGAGAGGGAGAATGGGAAGGAAAATTTGATCATGTTGTTTGATTTGAGTACCGAGGTTTTTGAGGAATTGCTGTTGCCTGATGCTTTGGTTGATGAGTCTCCTGTAGATTTGTGCACATTGGCTTGCAAGGATTCAGTTGCTGTTCTTCATTACGATAGGCGTGTTTGGAGTggaagttgttccatttggttGATGCAAGAGTATGGGAATTTTAAGTCTTGGAGTAATATGTACAATGTGGTCTGTGAAGGAGGGTTGGGGATCGTGTTGAGCTTTTGGAAGGATGGTGATATATTGTTGACAGAAAGAAATGGAGAGTTGGTTTCACACGATCCAAGAACTCAAAAATCTAAGCATCTCGAAATCTGGGGAACTAAAGATTCATCCTTTGTGGATACTTATTCTGAGAGCCTTTCTTTGCTGATCGAAGGAGCAAAAATACTACCTGGGCTACCAAGTGTTAGTGAATCTGATTCTTCTGGAGAGGACAATGAAAGAGAGGATGAGGGGGTTGAAAAGCATGAGCTCTGGATACAATCAATTATGATTCAATATCTTACTGCATTGCTCAACCATTGA
- the LOC113689954 gene encoding F-box/kelch-repeat protein At3g06240-like isoform X1 — MSDYMPEEVVTRILARVPAKPLLRFRCVSKSWKSLISSSDFISLHTRQAFLSEPAVPDDRVLVRHYSKPQRTELYSVHHDNEDFTVASEAKIDFPFRRLAQFYFRIVGFSNGLLCLSDDIFGYTNVIMLWNPLIRRKITLPLPRAIYKNLGPFMFVLGFGYDLKSNDFKVVRIAYDQSDSGYNLPPIVEVFALSAGNWREIEVNLPQNWIIEHFWTQAYVNGKVHWVAYRLNVEEYRTENLIMAFDLSNEVFEELLLPDALVVECPINLCTSVCKDSIAVLHYDKHVETGCCTIWLMQTYGDVKSWSKMYTVDFEGGLGRILSFRKDGTILLTARDGDLYSYDPNPRIQEIKYIGILGTKDSFFVDRYTESLALLIDGEQVLEGLPNVAESDSSGDENEGEDDRVEANELWKQSMMVEFLKALLEQTTMMQDPFV; from the exons ATGTCCGATTACATGCCTGAAGAAGTTGTAACCCGTATCCTCGCAAGGGTACCTGCAAAGCCTCTCCTAAGATTCAGGTGCGTATCCAAATCATGGAAATCTTTAATCTCCAGCTCTGATTTCATTTCCCTGCATACCCGTCAAGCTTTTCTCTCAGAACCCGCCGTCCCAGATGATAGAGTGCTTGTCAGGCACTATTCCAAACCCCAAAGGACTGAACTTTACTCTGTACACCACGACAATGAAGATTTCACTGTGGCAAGTGAGGCCAAAATAGACTTCCCTTTTCGCCGTTTAGCTCAGTTTTATTTTAGGATTGTGGGTTTCTCCAATGGGTTATTGTGTTTGTCTGATGACATTTTTGGATACACAAATGTTATTATGCTGTGGAACCCTTTGATCAGGCGGAAAATCACTCTTCCTTTGCCCCGAGCTATTTACAAGAACTTAGGGCCCTTTATGTTTGTGCTTGGATTTGGATATGACTTGAAAAGTAATGATTTTAAGGTTGTAAGAATTGCTTATGATCAGTCAGACAGTGGGTATAACTTGCCTCCAATAGTTGAAGTTTTCGCACTAAGCGCAGGTAATTGGAGGGAGATTGAAGTTAATTTGCCTCAAAATTGGATCATTGAGCACTTCTGGACTCAGGCTTATGTTAATGGAAAGGTGCATTGGGTTGCTTATAGGTTGAATGTGGAGGAGTATAGGACGGAGAATTTGATCATGGCATTTGATTTGAGTAACGAGGTGTTTGAGGAATTGTTGTTGCCTGATGCTTTGGTTGTTGAGTGTCCCATAAATTTGTGTACTTCTGTTTGCAAAGATTCAATTGCTGTTCTTCATTATGATAAGCATGTTGAGACTGGATGCTGTACCATTTGGTTGATGCAAACATATGGTGATGTAAAGTCTTGGAGCAAAATGTACACAGTAGATTTTGAAGGAGGACTGGGGAGGATATTGAGTTTTAGGAAGGATGGTACTATATTGTTGACAGCAAGAGATGGAGACTTGTATTCATATGATCCAAACCCAAGGATTCAAGAAATTAAGTACATTGGAATTCTGGGTACCAAAGATTCATTTTTTGTGGATAGGTATACAGAGAGCCTAGCTTTGCTGATTGATGGTGAACAAGTACTGGAAGGTCTGCCAAATGTGGCCGAATCTGATTCTTCTGGAGATGAAAATGAAGGAGAGGATGATAGAGTTGAAGCCAATGAGCTCTGGAAGCAGTCCATGATGGTTGAGTTTCTGAAAGCTCTGCTTGAACAAACAACAATGATGCAG GATCCTTTTGTGTAA
- the LOC113743421 gene encoding F-box/kelch-repeat protein At3g23880-like yields MSNFIPEEIVTRILTRVPAKSLIRFRCVSKSWKSLISSPDFISLHTREAFLSKPTIPDDRMLVRCYSKPRRTELYSVHHDNEDFTVASEVKIDFPFRRLAQFYFRIVGFCNGLLCLSEDFFGYRNLIMLWNPSIRRKMILPVPRAGFENLGAYMSVVGFGYDVKNNDFKVVRIAYDQSRRGYKLPPIVEVFALSVGDWREIDVDLAQNWVIENLWTQAFVNGKVHWVAYRLNEEKENLIMVFDLSNEVFEELLLPDALAVECPINMCTSVCEDSIAVLNYDKRVGTGSCSIWLMKVYGDVKSWSKMYTVDLEGELGKVLSFRKDGNILLTASDGELCSYDPDPRLQEIKYIGILGTKDSFFVGRYTESLALLIEGEEELEGLPNAADSGSSEDGNGGEDCEVEKIELWKQSILVGFLKALLLAQ; encoded by the coding sequence ATGTCCAATTTCATCCCTGAAGAAATTGTGACCCGAATCCTCACAAGGGTTCCTGCAAAGTCTCTCATAAGGTTCAGGTGCGTATCCAAATCATGGAAATCTTTGATCTCCAGTCCTGATTTCATTTCTCTGCATACCAGAGAAGCTTTTCTCTCAAAACCCACCATCCCAGATGATAGGATGCTTGTTAGGTGCTATTCCAAACCCCGAAGAACTGAACTTTACTCTGTACACCACGACAATGAAGATTTCACTGTGGCAAGTGAGGTCAAAATAGACTTCCCTTTTCGCCGTTTAGCTCAGTTTTATTTCAGGATTGTGGGTTTTTGCAATGGGTTACTGTGCTTGTCTGAGGATTTTTTTGGATACAGAAACCTTATTATGCTGTGGAACCCTTCGATCAGGCGAAAAATGATTCTTCCTGTGCCCCGCGCCGGTTTTGAGAACTTGGGGGCTTATATGTCTGTGGTTGGATTTGGATATGACGTGAAAAACAATGATTTTAAGGTTGTAAGGATTGCTTATGATCAGTCTAGGCGCGGGTATAAGTTGCCTCCCATAGTTGAAGTTTTTGCGCTGAGTGTAGGTGATTGGAGGGAGATTGATGTTGATTTGGCTCAAAACTGGGTGATTGAGAACTTATGGACTCAGGCGTTTGTGAACGGAAAGGTGCATTGGGTTGCTTATAGGTTGAATGAAGAGAAGGAGAATTTGATTATGGTGTTTGATTTGAGCAATGAGGTGTTTGAGGAACTGTTGTTGCCTGATGCTTTGGCTGTTGAGTGTCCAATAAATATGTGCACTTCTGTTTGTGAGGATTCAATTGCTGTTCTCAACTATGATAAGCGTGTTGGGACTGGAAGCTGTTCCATTTGGTTGATGAAAGTATATGGCGATGTAAAGTCTTGGAGCAAAATGTACACAGTAGATCTTGAAGGAGAATTGGGGAAGGTATTGAGTTTTAGGAAGGATGGTAATATATTGTTGACAGCAAGTGACGGAGAACTGTGTTCATATGATCCAGATCCAAGGCTTCAAGAAATTAAATACATTGGAATTTTGGGCACCAAAGATTCATTCTTTGTTGGTCGGTATACGGAGAGTCTAGCTTTGCTGattgaaggagaagaagaatTGGAAGGTCTACCAAATGCGGCTGACTCTGGTTCTTCTGAAGATGGCAATGGAGGAGAGGATTGTGAAGTTGAAAAGATTGAGCTGTGGAAGCAGTCCATCTTGGTTGGCTTTCTGAAAGCCCTACTGCTTGCACAATGA